The window ATAGCCTTCCTCCAAAATTGCGATGATTATGTAATTACACATTCATCGCCTAAAGGTTCAAGGCAAATACCAGCCGCCCGCACCGGCCACGTCGACGAAGCAGGCCATGCGGCCGTCAGACGCCGGCTTCCTGACCCACTTCTCGCCAGTGCACTCGGCCACCCGGCGCAGGAGCCCAGTATCGGCCATACGCTTCGCCAGCCGCCCGTCGGCGGAGTTGCCCCATTCGGCCGCCACCTTCTCGTCCCTGGCCATGGCATAGGCCTCGGCATAGCCCCTCTCGGAGCCCCAGCGGCTCGCCTGCCACCAGACCCCAGCCAGGGCCAGGACGGACACGCCAACAGCCAGGGCAAAGGCCCTGAGCTGCTTCGTGCCGGCAGCATCCGCCGCAACCTTCTGCGCCACACCGGCCACGGATTCGGACAGCTTCTTCAGGGCCTCCTGAGAGGAAGCCGCCATCACGGCGTCCGCCGTCTCCTTGGTCTTCACCAGCGCCTCATCAAGGGCTGCGCCGAGCTTGGCCGGAATGCGCTCATGATAGGAGCGGTAGTATTCCAAGGCGATGATCAGAGACCAGAGCGCATCATTGTCCCGGATGCCGAGCGCATCCCGGACCTTGAGCAGCTTCTGCCTCTCGGCATCGCTCATCGGACGCCCCACCAGGGTCTCAAAGGCATCCTTCATCGCTACACCAGCCGCTCGATCACCTTGCGGACCTCCGCGCGCCACCGGTCGAGCTCGACCCGGTTGCCAAGGGGCATCCCTTCGCGGGCCGCCTGGATCGACTTGCGATCCGTATAGAAGGCATCCGCCACGCGATCCGCCAGATCAGGAAAGTCGAGCACCCCACCCTTGCCGCTGCCGGCCTCCTCCAGCGCCTTGCGCAGGTTGGTCGCGTTGAAGAATTCGAACTTGCTGGCCGGCGAGAAGTAGAGGTTGCGCAGGATGTAGAACGGCACCCCCGGCATCCTGTCATGGACGAGCTTGGCCGCCTCGATGCTATCGCGGCCCCGGTTGATCGGCCACACGATCACTAGCCTCCGGCCGAGTTCCTTGGCGGCCTCCTTGAGGCCCCCGCCATACTCGATGATACCCGGCAGCGATCCCGCCGCGCTGTTGATCACCACCGGCGCATCTGCCTGCTCCTCCAGGGCGTTCACCAGATCGATCCACCCATCCGCCACGTTCAGGTCAACCGTCAGGCTCGGCAGGTGCGGATAGGCCTTCGCCACGTCACTGTTGCTCTGGTCCGTCTCAACCAGCACCGGTGTCTCGCCGCTCTGCTCCAAATAGTCCAACAACGCCATGGAGACGAGCGACTTGCCGACCCCTCCCTTGCTGCCCCCAGCCAAGTACACGCCGCTCATTCTCACAGATCCTCCTGATCCGGCCTAATCTTAAACGAACCCA is drawn from Microvirga mediterraneensis and contains these coding sequences:
- a CDS encoding DUF6753 family protein — encoded protein: MKDAFETLVGRPMSDAERQKLLKVRDALGIRDNDALWSLIIALEYYRSYHERIPAKLGAALDEALVKTKETADAVMAASSQEALKKLSESVAGVAQKVAADAAGTKQLRAFALAVGVSVLALAGVWWQASRWGSERGYAEAYAMARDEKVAAEWGNSADGRLAKRMADTGLLRRVAECTGEKWVRKPASDGRMACFVDVAGAGGWYLP
- a CDS encoding protein mobD — protein: MSGVYLAGGSKGGVGKSLVSMALLDYLEQSGETPVLVETDQSNSDVAKAYPHLPSLTVDLNVADGWIDLVNALEEQADAPVVINSAAGSLPGIIEYGGGLKEAAKELGRRLVIVWPINRGRDSIEAAKLVHDRMPGVPFYILRNLYFSPASKFEFFNATNLRKALEEAGSGKGGVLDFPDLADRVADAFYTDRKSIQAAREGMPLGNRVELDRWRAEVRKVIERLV